One genomic window of Microbacterium testaceum StLB037 includes the following:
- a CDS encoding response regulator transcription factor codes for MREEPPIRVLVADDQAIVREGLATVLALLPDVEVVGTAADGEEAVALAVQRHPDVVLMDLRMPRLDGVAATARLVVDVPSAAVLVLTTFADDESIVAALTAGAKGYLTKDAGRAELAAAVRSVARGQAIFSAEVGATIVDSLTRPRPTTSPGEGLAARFPRLTRREIDVLALLVEGCTNAEIAERLFVEVSTVKTHVIALFAKLGVRDRRAAVALARR; via the coding sequence GTGAGGGAAGAGCCACCGATCCGCGTGCTCGTCGCGGACGATCAGGCGATCGTTCGGGAGGGACTGGCCACGGTTCTCGCGCTCCTGCCCGACGTGGAGGTCGTCGGCACCGCCGCGGACGGCGAAGAAGCCGTCGCGCTGGCCGTGCAACGGCATCCGGACGTCGTCCTCATGGATCTTCGGATGCCACGCCTGGACGGCGTCGCGGCCACCGCCCGGCTCGTCGTCGATGTTCCGAGCGCGGCGGTGCTCGTGCTGACGACGTTCGCCGACGACGAGTCCATCGTCGCCGCGCTCACTGCGGGCGCGAAGGGATATCTGACGAAGGATGCCGGTCGCGCTGAGCTGGCGGCGGCGGTGCGGTCGGTCGCCCGCGGGCAGGCGATCTTCAGCGCCGAGGTGGGCGCGACCATCGTGGACTCCCTGACCCGTCCGCGGCCCACGACGTCTCCGGGGGAGGGGCTCGCCGCACGCTTCCCCCGGCTCACCCGGCGCGAGATCGACGTGCTCGCCCTGCTGGTCGAGGGGTGCACGAACGCCGAGATCGCGGAGCGCCTGTTCGTCGAGGTGTCGACCGTGAAGACGCACGTGATCGCCCTGTTCGCCAAACTCGGCGTGCGGGACCGTCGCGCGGCGGTGGCGCTGGCTCGGCGCTGA
- a CDS encoding FadR/GntR family transcriptional regulator yields MPDLRRVPLADQAADVLLERIRAGEWALGAKLPGETTLAPQLGVGRSTVREAIRQLAGRGVLDARQGSGVYVTALDAPEDWDRVLRRAHIVTVLEARAAIEVEAAALAAARRTPADLRAMKRALAERTAPGQSIEEHVDADMVLHRAIVVAAHNEVLAEMFDGFVPRVRRAMVDMLRLRPAADEAADQDAHADVVAAIAERRADVAAAATRAHLDALRAGFA; encoded by the coding sequence ATGCCGGACCTCAGACGCGTACCCCTCGCCGATCAGGCGGCCGACGTGCTGCTCGAGCGCATCCGTGCGGGGGAGTGGGCGCTGGGCGCCAAGCTCCCCGGGGAGACGACGCTCGCGCCGCAGCTGGGGGTGGGACGCTCGACCGTCCGCGAGGCGATCCGCCAGCTGGCCGGTCGGGGCGTGCTGGACGCGCGGCAGGGATCGGGCGTCTACGTGACAGCGCTCGATGCCCCCGAGGACTGGGACCGAGTGCTCCGCCGCGCCCATATCGTCACCGTGCTCGAAGCCCGTGCCGCGATCGAAGTCGAGGCCGCCGCGCTCGCCGCCGCGCGGCGCACCCCGGCCGACCTGCGCGCAATGAAGCGCGCGCTCGCGGAACGCACGGCCCCGGGTCAGAGCATCGAAGAGCACGTGGATGCCGACATGGTGCTGCACCGCGCGATCGTCGTCGCCGCGCACAACGAGGTGCTCGCCGAGATGTTCGACGGCTTCGTCCCGCGCGTGCGCCGCGCGATGGTCGACATGCTCCGCCTCCGACCCGCCGCGGACGAGGCCGCCGACCAGGATGCCCACGCGGACGTCGTCGCCGCGATCGCCGAGCGCCGGGCCGATGTCGCCGCCGCGGCGACCCGGGCGCACCTGGACGCGTTGAGGGCGGGGTTCGCCTGA
- a CDS encoding Pr6Pr family membrane protein has protein sequence MATTADERWPRLSARRRSVVRGYYGLLAAALLAALIGQCILTASEGRSLANTFSFFTIQSNVLVLVSSALIAWRPAELTGAWWRILRLAALVGITVTGIVYVLFLARSIHLTGLASVYNQMFHHASPFLSLVGFLVIEPKQRFVWRDYAFLAWPVLWLVYTMVRGAYFHPQFTGFTPKPSDYPYPFLDVTEVPMTEVVGSIAFVFVLLVVIGGGYILGDRAKPFRLRSPG, from the coding sequence ATGGCGACGACGGCAGACGAGCGGTGGCCGAGGCTGAGCGCCCGTCGCCGGAGCGTGGTGCGGGGGTACTACGGGCTCCTCGCGGCGGCGTTGCTGGCGGCCCTCATCGGGCAGTGCATCCTCACCGCGTCGGAGGGCCGCAGCCTCGCGAACACGTTCAGCTTCTTCACGATCCAGTCGAACGTGCTCGTGCTGGTCTCCTCGGCCCTGATCGCGTGGCGTCCCGCGGAGCTGACCGGCGCGTGGTGGCGGATTCTGCGCCTCGCGGCGCTCGTCGGGATCACGGTGACGGGGATCGTCTACGTCCTCTTCCTCGCGCGGTCCATCCACCTCACGGGACTCGCGTCGGTGTACAACCAGATGTTCCACCACGCCTCGCCGTTCCTGTCGCTGGTCGGATTCCTCGTCATCGAGCCGAAGCAGCGATTCGTGTGGCGCGACTACGCCTTCCTGGCGTGGCCGGTGCTGTGGCTCGTGTACACGATGGTGCGCGGGGCGTACTTCCACCCCCAGTTCACCGGGTTCACCCCGAAGCCGAGCGACTACCCCTACCCGTTCCTCGACGTCACCGAGGTGCCGATGACCGAGGTGGTGGGCTCGATCGCGTTCGTCTTCGTGCTGCTGGTGGTCATCGGCGGCGGGTACATCCTCGGCGACCGGGCGAAGCCGTTCCGGCTGCGCTCACCCGGATAA
- a CDS encoding YnfA family protein encodes MTTARIVVLFIVAALAEIGGAWLIWQAVRENRGWWFALLGIVALGAYGFFAALQPEANFGRVLAAYGGVFIAGSLAWGIVVDGFRPTTWDYVGSAIALVGAAIIMFAPGQTTAGEIS; translated from the coding sequence ATGACCACCGCCCGGATCGTCGTCCTCTTCATCGTCGCCGCCCTGGCCGAGATCGGCGGGGCGTGGCTCATCTGGCAGGCCGTGCGCGAGAACCGCGGGTGGTGGTTCGCGCTGCTCGGCATCGTCGCGCTCGGGGCGTACGGGTTCTTCGCGGCCCTGCAGCCGGAGGCGAACTTCGGGCGGGTGCTCGCCGCCTATGGGGGAGTGTTCATCGCCGGGTCGCTCGCGTGGGGGATCGTCGTCGACGGGTTCCGCCCCACGACCTGGGACTATGTCGGCTCGGCGATCGCGCTCGTGGGTGCGGCGATCATCATGTTCGCTCCGGGGCAGACGACGGCGGGGGAGATCTCGTGA
- a CDS encoding ABC transporter permease, which yields MRTVDLVSTAVANTFRSKTRTILTVLAIFVGAFTLTITNGLGTGINAFIDSTVSSMGASDVLTVTKTTAATSTGPQKYDPDAVASAQQTGGRPGGAGEVTALTDQDIADISAIAGVEKVVPVTSVSIDYVEAAGGDPYVAQVGSLVAGQTPQIADGAAPDDGSDALQVALPSALVTPLGFADAADAVGATVTIAVTDPVRTQHLVEATVSGVTEDAFGGTTSLTTNSALEKTLFTLQNTGVPADQLDRYASASATVSSSATPAEIDQVKAALTDAGYTGTTVEDQLGTFESVINGIVLVLNAFAIIALLAASFGIVNTLLMSVQERTREIGLMKAMGMGSGRVFSLFSLEAIFIGFLGSALGAVIAIGVGTAVSAQLAASLFSDLPGLQLIAFDPVSILVTTLAVMGIAFLAGTLPAARAARADPVESLRYE from the coding sequence ATGAGAACCGTCGACCTCGTCTCCACCGCCGTCGCGAACACCTTCCGCTCGAAGACCCGCACGATCCTCACCGTGCTCGCGATCTTCGTCGGAGCCTTCACCCTCACGATCACGAACGGCCTCGGCACCGGCATCAACGCGTTCATCGACAGCACCGTGTCGTCGATGGGCGCGTCGGACGTGCTGACGGTGACGAAGACCACCGCCGCCACCTCGACCGGGCCGCAGAAGTACGATCCGGATGCCGTGGCCTCCGCGCAGCAGACCGGGGGCCGCCCCGGGGGCGCGGGGGAAGTGACCGCGCTCACCGACCAGGACATCGCCGACATCTCCGCGATCGCGGGGGTGGAGAAGGTCGTTCCCGTGACCTCGGTGTCGATCGACTACGTCGAGGCCGCGGGCGGAGACCCGTACGTGGCCCAGGTGGGCAGCCTCGTCGCCGGGCAGACCCCCCAGATCGCCGACGGGGCGGCGCCCGACGACGGCTCCGACGCGCTGCAGGTGGCGCTCCCCTCGGCGCTGGTGACCCCGCTCGGCTTCGCCGACGCGGCGGACGCCGTGGGCGCGACCGTGACGATCGCGGTGACCGACCCGGTTCGCACGCAGCACCTCGTCGAGGCGACGGTCAGCGGAGTGACGGAGGACGCCTTCGGCGGAACGACCTCGCTCACGACGAACTCCGCGCTCGAGAAGACCCTGTTCACGCTGCAGAACACCGGAGTGCCCGCCGATCAGCTCGACCGGTACGCGTCGGCGAGCGCGACGGTGTCGTCGTCGGCCACGCCCGCGGAGATCGACCAGGTGAAGGCGGCGCTGACCGACGCGGGATACACGGGGACGACGGTCGAGGATCAGCTCGGTACGTTCGAGTCGGTGATCAACGGCATCGTGCTGGTGCTGAACGCGTTCGCGATCATCGCGCTGCTGGCGGCGAGCTTCGGCATCGTGAACACCCTGCTCATGTCCGTGCAGGAGCGCACCCGCGAGATCGGCCTGATGAAGGCGATGGGCATGGGAAGCGGGCGTGTCTTCTCGCTGTTCAGCCTCGAGGCGATCTTCATCGGATTCCTCGGCAGCGCTCTCGGTGCGGTCATCGCGATCGGTGTCGGCACGGCGGTGAGCGCCCAGCTCGCGGCGAGCCTGTTCAGCGACCTGCCCGGACTCCAGCTGATCGCGTTCGACCCGGTGTCGATCCTGGTGACGACCCTCGCGGTGATGGGGATCGCGTTCCTCGCGGGGACGCTCCCGGCGGCACGGGCGGCGCGGGCCGACCCGGTGGAGTCGCTCCGCTACGAGTGA
- a CDS encoding 2-isopropylmalate synthase produces MTTWNRQRPSRMPSHRYTDVYSRVDIPLADTERRWPTRRITEAPLWVPVDLRDGNQALSEPMDPDRKRLFFDLMVRMGYTEIEVGYPSASQTDFDFVRLIAERDIAPDDVTIVVFTPARRDLIERTVASIDGIRNDVVIHLYTATAPTWRDTVLGKDRDELRELILAGGRDVRELAGHLPNVRFEFSPEVFTLTEPDYVLEVCDAMTELWDATPERPVILNLPATVEVATPNVYADQIEYMHTHLARRDAVILSVHPHNDRGTGVACAELAVLAGAQRVEGCLFGNGERTGNVDLVTLALNLHAQGVDPMIDFSDIDAIRRTVEHCNRLEVPARHPYVGDLVHTAFSGTHQDAIRKGFAEHRARALAEGRDERDIAWRVPYLPIDPADIGRTYDAVIRVNSQSGKGGIAYLLETEYGLELPRRLQIDLSHQVQRHTDRTGDEATADDIWAIFTGAYLSVPEGAVRVSSLHVGTGADVTVEVDGTAYHGVSETGPVGALVGALALGGIELEILSLHQSSLRAGADAEALTLLEYRGPAGPAWAAGRDGSVLSATVDAVVRAANAVAAAREVVGS; encoded by the coding sequence ATGACCACCTGGAACCGGCAGCGCCCCTCGCGCATGCCCTCGCACCGCTACACCGACGTCTACTCGCGGGTCGACATCCCGCTGGCCGACACCGAACGGCGGTGGCCGACACGCCGCATCACCGAAGCCCCGCTCTGGGTCCCCGTCGACCTGCGCGACGGCAACCAAGCCCTCTCCGAGCCCATGGACCCCGACCGCAAGCGCCTGTTCTTCGATCTCATGGTCCGGATGGGTTACACCGAGATCGAGGTCGGCTACCCCTCCGCCTCGCAGACCGACTTCGACTTCGTCCGGCTCATCGCCGAGCGCGACATCGCCCCCGACGACGTCACGATCGTCGTCTTCACCCCGGCCCGCCGCGACCTCATCGAACGCACCGTGGCCTCGATCGACGGCATCCGGAACGACGTCGTCATCCACCTCTACACGGCGACGGCTCCCACCTGGCGCGACACGGTGCTCGGCAAGGACCGCGACGAGCTGCGCGAGCTCATCCTCGCCGGGGGCCGCGACGTCCGGGAGCTCGCGGGGCACCTCCCGAACGTGCGGTTCGAGTTCTCGCCCGAGGTGTTCACCCTGACCGAGCCCGACTACGTCCTCGAGGTCTGCGACGCGATGACGGAGCTGTGGGATGCCACCCCCGAGCGTCCCGTCATCCTGAATCTGCCCGCGACGGTCGAGGTCGCCACCCCGAACGTGTACGCCGACCAGATCGAGTACATGCACACCCACCTCGCCCGCCGCGACGCGGTGATCCTGTCGGTGCACCCTCACAACGACCGCGGCACGGGCGTCGCGTGCGCGGAGCTGGCCGTGCTCGCCGGCGCGCAGCGAGTGGAAGGCTGCCTCTTCGGCAACGGGGAACGCACCGGCAATGTCGACCTCGTGACCCTCGCCCTGAACCTGCACGCGCAGGGCGTCGACCCGATGATCGATTTCTCCGACATCGACGCGATCCGCCGGACCGTGGAGCACTGCAACCGTCTCGAGGTCCCCGCGCGGCATCCCTATGTCGGAGATCTCGTGCACACGGCCTTCAGCGGCACGCACCAGGATGCCATCCGCAAGGGCTTCGCCGAGCACCGCGCCCGCGCTCTCGCCGAGGGGCGCGACGAGCGGGACATCGCCTGGCGGGTGCCCTACCTGCCCATCGATCCGGCCGACATCGGCCGCACCTACGACGCCGTGATCCGCGTGAACTCCCAGTCGGGGAAGGGCGGCATCGCCTACCTGCTCGAGACGGAGTACGGCCTGGAGCTGCCCCGCCGCCTGCAGATCGACCTGTCGCACCAGGTGCAGCGGCACACCGACCGCACGGGCGACGAGGCCACGGCCGACGACATCTGGGCGATCTTCACCGGGGCGTACCTGTCCGTCCCCGAGGGCGCCGTACGGGTGTCGTCGCTGCACGTCGGCACGGGAGCGGACGTGACGGTCGAGGTCGACGGCACCGCGTACCACGGCGTCTCCGAGACGGGCCCGGTCGGCGCTCTCGTCGGCGCGCTGGCCCTCGGCGGTATCGAACTCGAGATCCTGTCGCTGCACCAGAGCTCGCTGCGGGCGGGAGCGGATGCCGAGGCCCTCACCCTCCTCGAGTACCGCGGCCCCGCCGGCCCCGCGTGGGCGGCCGGGCGCGACGGATCCGTCCTCTCGGCCACGGTGGACGCGGTGGTGCGCGCGGCGAACGCGGTGGCGGCGGCGCGAGAGGTGGTCGGATCGTGA
- a CDS encoding zinc-binding metallopeptidase family protein, with product MKSFRCRVCRNALTFENSVCVSCHTPLGFSRDEAEIVPVDENGRYVDAEERTWHVCRNLNLSGCTWLAPVEGGQCSACDLTRVRPNDADAKGLSQYPVAERAKRWLLVDLDRLGFPVVGKAEDPERGLCFDLLSSVAEDVTIGHADGVITIDLAESDDAYRVRVQEQLGEPYRTMLGHFRHESGHYFEWILVEGTDRLAEARALFGDETADYQAEIDRHYSEGPPADWPERFISTYATMHPYEDFAETWAHYLHITDTVETATVYGLSRVDDAPASARFREFVTEVWMPLANALNMVNRSMGKDDLYPFLLPDPVLDKLDFVASLRESGSGEPLRGDGETP from the coding sequence ATGAAGTCCTTCCGCTGCCGCGTGTGCAGGAACGCGCTCACGTTCGAGAACTCGGTCTGCGTCTCGTGCCACACCCCTCTCGGCTTCTCGCGCGACGAGGCCGAGATCGTCCCGGTCGACGAGAACGGCCGGTACGTCGACGCGGAGGAACGAACCTGGCACGTCTGCCGCAACCTGAACCTGTCCGGTTGCACGTGGCTCGCGCCGGTGGAAGGAGGGCAGTGCTCCGCCTGCGACCTGACGCGCGTGCGCCCGAACGACGCCGACGCGAAGGGCCTCTCGCAGTACCCCGTCGCCGAACGCGCGAAGCGCTGGCTACTCGTCGACCTCGACCGTCTCGGGTTTCCCGTCGTGGGCAAGGCCGAAGACCCCGAGCGCGGCCTGTGCTTCGACCTGCTGTCGAGCGTCGCCGAGGATGTCACGATCGGCCACGCCGACGGGGTGATCACGATCGACCTCGCCGAGAGCGACGACGCCTACCGCGTCCGGGTACAGGAGCAACTGGGCGAGCCGTACCGCACGATGCTCGGACACTTCCGCCACGAGAGCGGGCACTATTTCGAGTGGATCCTCGTCGAAGGAACCGACCGCCTCGCCGAGGCACGCGCGCTCTTCGGCGACGAGACCGCCGACTACCAGGCCGAGATCGACCGCCACTACTCCGAGGGGCCGCCCGCCGACTGGCCGGAGCGCTTCATCTCGACGTACGCGACCATGCATCCCTACGAGGACTTCGCCGAGACCTGGGCGCACTACCTTCACATCACCGACACCGTTGAGACGGCCACCGTCTACGGCCTCTCGCGCGTCGACGACGCGCCGGCATCCGCCCGCTTCCGTGAGTTCGTGACCGAGGTCTGGATGCCGCTGGCGAACGCGCTCAACATGGTCAACCGGTCGATGGGCAAGGACGACCTCTACCCCTTCCTCCTCCCGGATCCGGTGCTCGACAAGCTCGACTTCGTGGCGTCCCTCCGGGAGAGCGGGAGCGGCGAACCACTCCGCGGCGACGGCGAGACCCCGTAA
- a CDS encoding NAD-dependent epimerase/dehydratase family protein, with translation MRIFVAGASGVLGRAFLAEASAVGHDVVGMTRTDRGADAIRALGATPVVADAFDAAMLTRAVGEARPDAIVDLLTDLAGGDSASNARLRTIGTRNLVDAARAAGVDSVVAESISWVYPSHPDIATEDTPLDIDAAEPRRTTIQAIQTLEETVRQIPRSVVLRFGQLYGDGTWFSPAGRFGQAARDGVLPATETVASFIHVCDAARAALLALDGPAGTWNIVDDEPATGIEWAPVFARAVGAPAPEARESGDIGRPVSNARARAWGLDLRYPTWRDGFGR, from the coding sequence GTGAGGATCTTCGTTGCGGGCGCATCCGGTGTGCTCGGGAGGGCCTTCCTCGCGGAGGCGTCAGCCGTCGGCCATGACGTCGTCGGAATGACGAGGACCGATCGGGGAGCCGATGCGATCCGCGCGCTCGGCGCTACGCCGGTCGTCGCCGACGCGTTCGATGCGGCGATGCTCACGCGAGCGGTGGGGGAAGCTCGCCCCGACGCGATCGTCGACCTGCTCACCGACCTCGCCGGCGGCGACTCGGCGAGCAACGCCCGCCTCCGGACCATCGGCACGCGCAACCTCGTCGACGCGGCGCGCGCCGCGGGGGTGGATTCCGTCGTCGCGGAGAGCATCTCGTGGGTCTATCCGTCGCATCCCGACATCGCCACGGAGGACACCCCGCTGGATATCGATGCCGCCGAGCCCCGCCGCACGACGATCCAGGCCATCCAGACGCTCGAAGAGACCGTGCGGCAGATCCCCCGGAGCGTCGTGCTGCGGTTCGGTCAGCTGTACGGAGATGGGACGTGGTTTTCTCCCGCGGGGCGTTTCGGGCAAGCCGCGCGCGATGGGGTGCTCCCCGCGACCGAGACGGTGGCGTCCTTCATCCATGTCTGCGACGCGGCGCGTGCGGCGCTGCTCGCTCTCGATGGGCCTGCCGGAACCTGGAACATCGTCGACGACGAGCCGGCCACCGGTATCGAGTGGGCCCCGGTGTTCGCGCGCGCCGTCGGAGCGCCCGCCCCCGAGGCCCGCGAGAGCGGTGACATCGGTCGCCCCGTGAGCAACGCGCGCGCTCGGGCGTGGGGACTCGACCTGCGGTATCCGACCTGGCGGGACGGCTTCGGGCGATGA
- a CDS encoding ABC transporter ATP-binding protein, with protein sequence MASDPPPPLLSVTDLHKSYGRGSARFDALRGVDLDIHRGESIAIIGKSGSGKSTLMHLLALMDAPTQGTVRLDGVDATTLRGRRLNRTRNQTFGFVFQQFFLTPSASVFDNVVLPLKIAGVGRAERARRGKAALAELDMADKARNKATALSGGQKQRAVIARALVNDPQVIFADEPTGNLDTATGAVVEDILFRLNREHGITLIVVTHDEDLAARCDRRVQIRDGLIVADERSAA encoded by the coding sequence ATGGCATCCGACCCTCCTCCCCCGCTCCTCTCCGTCACCGATCTGCACAAGTCGTACGGACGCGGCTCCGCGCGCTTCGACGCCCTCCGCGGCGTCGACCTCGACATCCATCGCGGCGAGAGCATCGCGATCATCGGCAAGAGCGGATCGGGCAAGTCGACGCTCATGCACCTGCTCGCCCTCATGGACGCCCCGACGCAGGGCACCGTTCGCCTGGACGGAGTGGATGCCACGACCCTGCGCGGCCGTCGCCTCAACCGCACGCGCAACCAGACATTCGGGTTCGTGTTCCAGCAGTTCTTCCTCACGCCCAGCGCGTCGGTGTTCGACAACGTCGTGCTGCCGCTGAAGATCGCGGGCGTGGGCCGCGCCGAGCGCGCCCGGCGCGGGAAGGCGGCGCTCGCCGAGCTCGACATGGCCGACAAGGCGCGCAACAAGGCCACCGCGCTCTCGGGTGGACAGAAGCAGCGCGCGGTGATCGCACGGGCCCTGGTGAACGATCCGCAGGTGATCTTCGCCGACGAACCCACGGGCAACCTCGACACGGCCACCGGCGCCGTCGTCGAGGACATCCTCTTCCGCCTGAACCGCGAGCACGGCATCACCCTCATCGTCGTCACCCACGACGAAGACCTCGCCGCGCGCTGCGATCGGCGCGTGCAGATCCGCGACGGCCTGATCGTCGCCGACGAACGGAGCGCCGCATGA
- a CDS encoding TetR/AcrR family transcriptional regulator has protein sequence MPDTARKRGRPTEGERAQRRDDILDAAVRLFLDLGFEAVTLDAIAAAARVTKRTIYSYIGDRTEVFLAAVERLGETALLDLSPEDGLEERASTIVRTLHADDAVGLHRLVIAESRRRPDLAERFYARGPRRYITALAERLPGRDEARAEALFALLLGEAHRRRLLGLQAAPDEVESIAHARAALASLHLATHVRATREPST, from the coding sequence ATGCCGGACACTGCTCGAAAGCGTGGCCGCCCCACGGAGGGCGAGCGCGCGCAGCGTCGCGACGACATCCTCGACGCAGCCGTTCGCTTGTTCCTCGACCTGGGCTTCGAAGCGGTGACCCTGGATGCCATCGCCGCCGCCGCCCGCGTCACCAAGCGCACGATCTACTCGTACATCGGCGACCGCACCGAGGTGTTCCTCGCCGCCGTCGAACGCCTGGGGGAGACGGCCCTGCTCGACCTCTCGCCGGAAGACGGGCTGGAGGAACGGGCATCGACCATCGTCCGGACCCTGCACGCCGACGACGCGGTCGGGCTGCACCGGCTTGTCATCGCGGAGTCGCGCCGTCGGCCCGACCTCGCCGAGCGTTTCTACGCCCGGGGACCGCGCCGTTACATCACCGCTCTCGCCGAGCGGCTGCCGGGACGGGACGAGGCGCGGGCCGAAGCCCTCTTCGCGCTCCTGCTCGGCGAAGCGCACCGACGACGCCTCCTCGGGCTGCAAGCCGCGCCCGACGAGGTGGAGTCGATCGCACACGCCCGCGCCGCTCTGGCGAGCCTGCACCTCGCGACGCACGTGAGGGCGACGCGGGAGCCCTCGACATGA
- a CDS encoding sensor histidine kinase: protein MTPRPTALGAALTVFGAALCTWGLFSASRPPWALALALLALAAWVVRTALVFVPQPVAARAARVAALCAVGAGALAGTSTGANSLIPATVCAMVLVADQTVSVVAAAVTAGGGVALVAVGAVLWPTSVPAFAGMVAAVLVGALAGFSRRQGAQARRREALLAERERALREEAGRNELARDLHDVLAHTLGGLVVQLDAAEALLEAGDASSAHRRVTSARELAASGLGEARRAVTALRQPREPGAEAAHRDPVASVDLDRRLDELVEMHRALGGEIAWERSGVPAPLDRAQADALHRALQEALSNVRRHAPGCAVTARLAWRPRAVRLSIENPLPPSRQSAPSATEGFGLRGMRERVNALALGGTVTAGPQAGSFVVTVEEVLA from the coding sequence GTGACTCCCCGCCCCACCGCCCTCGGAGCGGCACTGACCGTCTTCGGTGCGGCGCTGTGCACCTGGGGTCTGTTCAGCGCATCGCGCCCGCCGTGGGCCCTGGCGCTGGCGCTCCTCGCTCTCGCGGCGTGGGTCGTGCGCACCGCTCTCGTCTTCGTGCCGCAGCCGGTCGCGGCGCGGGCCGCGCGCGTCGCCGCGCTGTGCGCCGTCGGCGCGGGTGCCCTCGCGGGGACATCGACCGGCGCCAATTCGCTGATTCCCGCGACCGTGTGTGCCATGGTGCTCGTCGCCGATCAAACGGTGTCGGTCGTCGCCGCGGCGGTGACGGCGGGTGGGGGTGTGGCACTGGTCGCGGTGGGCGCCGTCCTGTGGCCGACGTCGGTGCCGGCTTTCGCCGGGATGGTCGCTGCGGTGCTGGTCGGAGCACTCGCCGGTTTCAGCCGTCGACAGGGCGCGCAGGCCCGGCGGCGCGAAGCGCTCCTCGCAGAACGAGAGCGTGCCCTTCGCGAGGAGGCCGGGCGCAACGAGCTCGCGCGCGATCTCCACGACGTCCTCGCGCACACGCTCGGTGGGCTGGTCGTGCAGTTGGATGCCGCCGAGGCGCTCCTCGAGGCGGGAGACGCGTCGTCCGCCCACCGTCGGGTGACCTCGGCGCGTGAGCTCGCGGCATCCGGTCTCGGCGAGGCGCGTCGCGCCGTCACCGCCCTCCGCCAACCGCGGGAGCCGGGAGCCGAAGCCGCTCACCGCGACCCGGTCGCATCGGTCGATCTCGACCGTCGCCTCGACGAGCTGGTCGAGATGCACCGCGCGCTCGGGGGCGAGATCGCCTGGGAGCGTTCGGGCGTCCCCGCGCCCCTCGACCGGGCCCAGGCGGACGCCCTGCACCGCGCCCTTCAGGAAGCGCTGAGCAATGTCCGACGACACGCCCCGGGGTGCGCGGTCACCGCGCGTCTCGCGTGGCGACCGCGCGCCGTGCGCCTCAGCATCGAGAACCCGTTGCCGCCGTCGCGGCAATCCGCGCCGAGCGCCACGGAGGGCTTCGGCCTCCGCGGCATGCGGGAGCGTGTGAACGCGCTCGCACTCGGCGGTACGGTCACGGCCGGGCCCCAGGCAGGATCCTTCGTCGTCACGGTCGAGGAGGTGCTCGCGTGA